The DNA sequence CGTTTTGCCAAAATCAGTCAATGAATATTCCACCTTTAAGGGAGGTTTGGAGGTATAGACCTTTCGTCTTATGAGACCATCTTCCTCCAAAGCCTTTAATTGAAGGCTAAGGGTCCTCTCCGTGACCGTGGGCATCGATTTTCTCAATTCATTATATCTCAACTTTTCATTCATTAAGTAATATAGAATTACGGTTTTCCATTTACCACCTATTACCCCCATGGTCAGGCTAGCACAGCAAGGATAATCGACACCCTTAAAACTCAGCTTTTTCGGTTCTGTTTTTTCCATAATTATATACTATCATTTTTGACCGTTATTGCAAATGTATAGTACTATAATTAGTTTTGCAACTATAATTTTTATAGTAATAAAATCATTAGAAATGGAATACAGGAATTTTCAAACATTCACGGCAGAGCAAAAAGGAGCAATTTTAACGGTGGACATCAACTTTGGGCCAGTAAACGTACAAGGTCAAGAAATGTTGGCAGACCTAAACAGTCTATGTTTACGATTGGAACGGGACAGAAGTGTGAAGGTAGTTGTATTTCAATCTTCCAATCCGGGATATTGGGTATGTCACTATGATACTGACCTGTTAAAAGACTTGTCTACCGAAGCAGTGCCTAGAAATGAAGTGAAACTTCTCGATTTGCAATCTGTTTTGGAAAG is a window from the Muricauda sp. SCSIO 65647 genome containing:
- a CDS encoding winged helix-turn-helix transcriptional regulator, whose amino-acid sequence is MEKTEPKKLSFKGVDYPCCASLTMGVIGGKWKTVILYYLMNEKLRYNELRKSMPTVTERTLSLQLKALEEDGLIRRKVYTSKPPLKVEYSLTDFGKTLIPIVQSVADWGDYVAESHSK